Proteins co-encoded in one Armatimonadota bacterium genomic window:
- a CDS encoding O-antigen ligase family protein, with protein sequence MSTSDAVAFLAAPALLSLGTVVSYVVNAGKVPLEAAWRPALLPLAVPVLTLALTHTPRALVWNGLTGTLLALLAYGIVGFYTGVIGEPDQHALGYFGIRYTASTRNADALYFLLLFFHLIFFAKTVAARAVWIWTILTGMTTAAIVLSQSRATWLSLLVGLAVVLAGLARDRLLHRGDVLRLFAIGCTAILAILLADITVTSPTLPFDQPATIKERLYKRMTVMRLENREENVPDRIKLLELATRQIATHPLTGIGPGRVPAVVQDINLRAKTANHVENSFLQAWLDAGLLGFVGFTTLWGWLLLRHLAADTPAKERIRDLCIKGLAAAFVIWATFNVLFDNLTFWVFLGLAAGCQVHRPRWSASA encoded by the coding sequence GTGAGCACATCAGACGCGGTTGCATTCCTCGCCGCGCCCGCATTGCTTTCCCTTGGGACAGTGGTGAGTTATGTCGTCAACGCCGGGAAGGTCCCGCTCGAGGCCGCGTGGCGGCCGGCCCTCCTGCCATTGGCAGTACCCGTTCTCACCCTGGCGCTCACGCACACACCCCGGGCACTGGTATGGAACGGCCTTACCGGGACCTTGCTCGCGCTCCTGGCGTACGGGATCGTAGGGTTCTATACCGGTGTAATCGGAGAGCCAGACCAACATGCGCTCGGGTATTTTGGAATTCGGTATACGGCATCCACCCGCAATGCCGACGCACTGTATTTCCTCTTGCTGTTTTTCCACCTGATATTCTTTGCTAAGACCGTGGCGGCACGGGCCGTCTGGATATGGACCATCCTGACGGGGATGACGACGGCAGCTATCGTGCTCTCCCAATCGCGTGCCACTTGGCTTAGCCTTCTAGTTGGCCTGGCGGTGGTGTTAGCGGGGCTCGCTCGGGACAGGCTGTTACACCGTGGAGACGTCCTGCGGCTGTTCGCGATCGGCTGCACGGCAATTCTCGCAATTCTCCTTGCGGACATCACCGTAACATCTCCGACTTTACCATTCGATCAACCAGCAACCATCAAGGAGCGATTGTACAAACGCATGACTGTGATGCGATTGGAAAATCGAGAAGAGAATGTGCCAGACCGTATCAAGTTACTTGAGCTCGCAACGCGACAGATCGCCACCCATCCTCTCACCGGTATTGGGCCAGGACGAGTGCCCGCGGTCGTGCAAGACATCAATCTCCGCGCCAAGACCGCTAACCACGTGGAGAATTCCTTTTTGCAGGCGTGGCTCGATGCCGGGCTTTTGGGTTTCGTTGGGTTCACGACCCTGTGGGGCTGGTTGCTTCTGCGCCACTTGGCGGCCGACACTCCAGCGAAGGAACGCATCCGGGACCTGTGCATCAAGGGATTAGCGGCTGCGTTCGTGATCTGGGCCACCTTCAACGTGCTGTTTGACAACCTCACCTTTTGGGTCTTCCTGGGGTTGGCTGCCGGATGTCAGGTGCACCGACCGAGATGGTCGGCTTCCGCATGA
- the gmd gene encoding GDP-mannose 4,6-dehydratase, whose translation MPKALITGITGQDGSYLAEFLLARGYEVHGVIRRASTFSTDRLDHLYRDPHEPGVRLFLHYGDLTDGTNLRVLLERIQPDEVYNLGAQSHVRVSFDQPEYTANVVALGTLRLLEAVRDYQQRTGRAVRYFQAGSSEMFGNAPAPQNERTPFAPRSPYAAAKVFSHYITVNYREAYGLFASNGILFNHESERRGETFVSRKITRAATRIVLGLQERLYLGNLDAQRDWGYAPDYVEAMWRIVHHDEADDFVIATGESRTVREFLDAAFGLLGLDWREHVVVDPRYFRPTDVDHLQGDASKAARVLGWQPRTSFSDMVRIMVEHDLELARAERSLRQADYSGDVPLRLMRPPVKWRRTPWGDSQL comes from the coding sequence GTGCCGAAGGCATTGATTACGGGCATTACGGGCCAAGACGGCTCGTACCTAGCGGAGTTCTTGCTTGCCCGGGGTTACGAGGTACACGGCGTGATCCGCCGGGCTTCTACGTTCAGCACCGACCGCCTCGATCACCTGTACCGGGACCCTCATGAACCCGGTGTTCGATTGTTCCTACACTACGGCGATCTCACGGATGGCACGAACTTGCGGGTGCTGTTGGAGCGGATTCAACCTGATGAGGTCTACAATCTTGGGGCGCAGTCGCACGTTCGCGTGTCATTTGATCAGCCTGAGTACACGGCCAACGTGGTTGCTCTTGGAACCCTGCGTCTCTTGGAGGCCGTGCGCGACTACCAGCAACGTACGGGCCGGGCCGTGCGGTACTTCCAAGCAGGCTCTTCGGAGATGTTTGGTAATGCTCCTGCCCCGCAGAACGAACGCACACCCTTCGCTCCCCGCAGTCCGTATGCCGCCGCTAAGGTATTCAGCCACTACATCACCGTCAACTACCGTGAGGCATACGGATTGTTCGCGTCTAATGGTATCTTGTTTAACCATGAAAGCGAACGGCGCGGCGAGACATTTGTCAGTCGGAAGATCACACGAGCAGCCACTCGGATCGTCTTGGGTCTTCAGGAGAGACTGTACCTTGGCAACCTGGATGCGCAACGTGACTGGGGCTATGCCCCTGACTACGTGGAGGCCATGTGGCGGATCGTCCACCACGACGAGGCCGATGATTTCGTGATTGCCACCGGTGAGTCGCGGACTGTACGCGAGTTCCTGGACGCGGCTTTCGGCTTGTTGGGACTCGACTGGCGGGAGCATGTGGTGGTAGACCCCCGGTACTTCCGGCCGACTGATGTGGACCACTTGCAGGGTGATGCGTCCAAGGCCGCGCGCGTACTGGGCTGGCAGCCGAGGACGAGTTTTTCTGACATGGTCCGTATCATGGTCGAGCATGATCTTGAGCTTGCACGTGCCGAGCGGTCATTGCGCCAGGCGGATTATTCCGGGGATGTCCCACTACGGTTGATGAGACCACCCGTGAAGTGGCGCCGAACGCCCTGGGGAGATAGCCAGCTGTGA
- a CDS encoding GDP-L-fucose synthase, which yields MTSVDSWHGMSVVVTGGGGFLGRVLVDRLRRAGARVCVPRRAEYDLTDATAAARLFAEANPEVVFHLAAAVGGIGANRDNPGRFFYENMAMGLNVLEQARRHGGVRKLVLVSTTCAYPEDAEVPLREEDLWRGYPEPTNAPYGIAKRALVVMAHAYLQQYGLRSITLIPANLYGPGDNFDLETSHVIPALIRKCVEAVERGDDEITVWGDGTATREFLYVDDAARGLLLAAERYDDPHPVNLGTGEEISIKGLVTLVADLTGFRGLVRWDTSKPTGQRRRRLEISRAWEKFGFRAAVSLREGLQATISWYRTEGRRLQARSRRPGTRY from the coding sequence GTGACCTCGGTGGACTCCTGGCACGGGATGTCGGTTGTTGTGACGGGAGGCGGGGGCTTCCTCGGCAGGGTGTTGGTAGATCGCCTGCGGCGCGCCGGTGCCAGGGTGTGCGTCCCGCGGCGCGCCGAGTACGATCTCACCGATGCCACGGCGGCGGCGCGGCTGTTTGCTGAAGCGAACCCCGAGGTAGTCTTCCATCTTGCTGCTGCTGTGGGCGGTATTGGTGCCAACCGGGACAATCCGGGCCGCTTTTTCTACGAAAACATGGCGATGGGGCTAAACGTCTTGGAGCAGGCGCGACGCCACGGGGGCGTGCGTAAGCTCGTCCTTGTGAGCACAACGTGTGCCTATCCGGAAGATGCGGAGGTCCCGTTGCGTGAGGAGGACCTATGGCGGGGTTATCCGGAGCCCACCAACGCACCCTATGGCATCGCCAAACGCGCTCTGGTGGTCATGGCCCACGCCTATCTGCAGCAGTACGGCTTGCGGAGTATCACGCTCATTCCTGCCAATCTCTACGGCCCCGGTGACAACTTCGATCTCGAGACGTCGCACGTGATCCCGGCATTGATCAGAAAGTGTGTCGAAGCCGTGGAGCGAGGCGATGATGAGATTACTGTATGGGGCGATGGAACAGCGACGCGTGAATTCCTCTATGTGGACGACGCTGCGCGCGGCCTGTTGTTGGCTGCGGAGCGGTACGATGATCCTCATCCCGTCAATCTCGGAACGGGCGAGGAGATCAGCATCAAGGGTCTGGTGACCCTTGTTGCCGATCTTACAGGATTCCGTGGCCTGGTACGCTGGGATACGTCAAAACCGACCGGACAGCGCCGCAGGCGACTGGAGATCTCCCGGGCCTGGGAGAAGTTCGGTTTTCGGGCGGCGGTGTCCCTGCGGGAGGGTTTGCAGGCCACAATCAGTTGGTACCGTACCGAGGGCAGGCGGTTGCAAGCGCGGTCGCGTAGGCCCGGAACGAGGTATTGA
- a CDS encoding glycosyltransferase — protein sequence MVGFRMSAPLVSVVVPMHNAAATIEGAVASLLQQTWRPMEIIIVDDGSSDDSVAIVERIKNPCVRVFRQPHGGVAKALNLGCSHAHGIYVARLDADDVAHPERLTVQVHYLERHADVGLVGSYARLETSDGRTYQFQPPTQDHSLRRYLLWDNPFVHSSVMFRYAAYREAGGYPEGPNEDYRLWIRMACRWKLAVIPRVLVTYRVLPHSYSRRPRAWALRARLDAQLEAARLLGRWWEAIPPLAATCGAYMLARAYGPADAAVGTLTRRITAHARGIQKLR from the coding sequence ATGGTCGGCTTCCGCATGAGTGCACCCCTGGTATCCGTCGTGGTGCCCATGCACAACGCCGCTGCGACCATCGAGGGTGCCGTGGCTAGCCTACTGCAGCAAACCTGGCGGCCGATGGAAATCATCATCGTGGACGACGGGTCGTCGGACGACTCGGTAGCCATTGTAGAACGCATCAAGAATCCCTGTGTCCGTGTGTTCCGGCAACCCCACGGCGGCGTGGCCAAGGCCCTAAACTTGGGATGCAGCCACGCGCACGGGATCTACGTCGCGCGGTTGGACGCCGACGACGTCGCTCACCCAGAGCGCCTCACGGTGCAGGTCCACTACCTGGAACGACATGCCGATGTCGGCTTGGTCGGAAGTTACGCCCGCCTAGAAACCTCGGACGGCCGTACATACCAGTTCCAACCCCCGACGCAGGACCACAGTCTTCGACGTTATTTGCTGTGGGACAACCCGTTCGTGCACAGCTCCGTGATGTTCAGATATGCCGCGTACCGCGAAGCAGGAGGTTACCCGGAGGGGCCCAATGAGGACTATCGACTGTGGATTCGAATGGCGTGCAGGTGGAAGCTAGCGGTGATCCCCCGGGTGCTGGTCACATACAGAGTCCTCCCCCACAGCTACAGCCGTCGACCACGCGCGTGGGCACTGCGTGCGCGCCTGGACGCACAGCTTGAGGCCGCCAGGCTCCTAGGGCGGTGGTGGGAGGCCATTCCGCCGCTGGCTGCGACCTGCGGGGCCTACATGCTGGCACGGGCGTACGGGCCGGCGGACGCAGCCGTCGGCACACTTACCCGGCGCATAACAGCACATGCTCGCGGCATCCAGAAGCTCCGATAG
- a CDS encoding glycosyltransferase encodes MRRYITHPYYWRRAAMQLIECLTRQMHVETHLDRTIAHGVLPVIPQQPGGRAAGIRLLYVAPRFDYGNPARGYSYEENHFLPVLMQLGFAIIRLDSLTLVRTFGRQRAGDLLVEAAFRLRPDIAFFVLFKDDFPPDAVEELQRLGCVTFNWFTDDHWRFDSFSRRWARHFSWAITTDPQAVPKYHAAGMPRVIRSQWGVNHRLYRPLDRPRRFPITFIGQPHGNRRQVIARLRAAGLPVKTFGYGWRSGKISTRRAVEIINETEVNLNLSNASVGGVDQVKGRDFEVPACRALLITKHVQALADYYELGRDILVYDTVDDLIERIRWALQHPADVERMREAAYRRVLAEHTYEHRFQEIFSRAGILS; translated from the coding sequence ATGAGGCGCTACATCACGCATCCGTACTACTGGCGCCGCGCAGCCATGCAGCTCATAGAGTGCCTTACCCGCCAGATGCACGTTGAGACACATCTCGACAGAACGATCGCACACGGCGTGCTTCCGGTGATCCCTCAACAGCCAGGCGGTCGAGCCGCGGGCATCCGACTGTTGTACGTGGCTCCCAGGTTCGACTATGGTAATCCCGCACGTGGCTACTCCTACGAGGAAAACCACTTCCTGCCGGTCCTAATGCAACTAGGGTTCGCTATCATACGCCTCGACTCCCTCACACTGGTGCGCACCTTCGGCCGCCAGCGTGCGGGAGATCTCCTCGTGGAGGCCGCATTTCGCCTAAGACCGGACATAGCATTCTTCGTCCTTTTCAAAGACGACTTTCCGCCGGACGCGGTTGAAGAGCTCCAACGCCTGGGCTGCGTGACATTCAACTGGTTCACGGATGATCACTGGCGATTTGACTCATTCTCACGACGCTGGGCACGTCATTTCTCGTGGGCGATCACGACCGATCCGCAGGCCGTGCCGAAATACCATGCCGCGGGCATGCCGCGGGTGATTCGTTCACAGTGGGGCGTCAACCACAGGCTCTACCGCCCGCTCGACAGGCCAAGACGCTTTCCCATAACGTTCATCGGTCAGCCCCACGGCAACCGCCGGCAAGTCATCGCGCGCCTGCGTGCCGCCGGCCTCCCGGTGAAGACATTCGGGTACGGGTGGCGGAGTGGCAAGATCTCCACGCGGCGGGCCGTGGAGATCATCAACGAGACCGAAGTAAACCTCAACCTGTCTAACGCCTCGGTCGGAGGTGTGGACCAAGTGAAAGGTCGAGACTTCGAGGTCCCCGCATGTCGTGCTCTCTTGATCACGAAGCACGTGCAAGCGCTTGCCGACTACTACGAACTCGGCCGGGATATTCTCGTATACGACACCGTGGATGATCTCATCGAACGCATCCGCTGGGCGCTCCAGCACCCCGCGGACGTCGAGCGGATGCGCGAAGCTGCCTACCGCCGCGTGCTTGCGGAGCACACCTACGAGCATCGGTTTCAAGAGATTTTCTCGCGCGCAGGCATCCTGAGCTAG
- a CDS encoding sugar transferase translates to MPESYSSSVTPTGVRAATPQARIAGARTLALRLSERKIILFLADMAAIVAALLLVLHLRFGAPLSWTTVARDRGWFLLLGGLWVVFAFLLDTYDLQRASRIASGVSTAGATALATTAAYLLIPYITPPLHQSRLTALLFVGAMLGLVAVGRTAYAGLLVQPTFRHRLLIVGAGQAGRTLVDVIRAHAGVEYTAVGFVDDAVGHQPAAVQGLPVLGTSHDLVRVAEQHGVSEVVLAITQRDRLSPALVQALIDCRERGMHVSEMQVVCERLTGRVPLAHAGTNLHVVLPVGHGSHRIYAVVKRLTDLVIGLVGLATLVLVLPAVALLIRLDGPGPIFYRQVRIGRGGRPFVLTKFRTMRVDAEDDGPQWAQPDDPRVTRIGRWLRRLHVDELPQALNLLRGEMSCVGPRPERPEFVAELDRHIPFYRARHAVRPGVTGWAQVNYPYGRSLEDALVKLEYDLYYVKHCSPLLDATILLRTLAVVLSLRER, encoded by the coding sequence ATGCCCGAGTCGTACTCGTCGTCCGTCACGCCCACCGGGGTGCGCGCTGCCACGCCCCAGGCGCGGATCGCGGGCGCGAGGACGCTGGCTCTGCGGCTCTCCGAACGCAAGATCATCCTGTTCCTCGCCGACATGGCCGCCATCGTGGCGGCCTTGCTGCTGGTGCTCCACCTGCGGTTCGGCGCGCCCCTGTCGTGGACGACCGTGGCGCGCGACCGCGGGTGGTTCCTCTTGCTGGGCGGGCTGTGGGTGGTCTTCGCGTTCCTGCTCGACACCTACGACCTGCAGCGGGCGTCGCGCATCGCCTCGGGCGTCAGCACGGCTGGGGCGACCGCGCTGGCCACGACTGCCGCGTACCTGCTGATTCCCTACATCACGCCCCCGCTCCACCAGTCGCGCCTCACCGCCCTGTTGTTCGTCGGCGCGATGCTCGGGCTGGTCGCCGTCGGTCGTACCGCGTATGCGGGACTGTTGGTGCAACCCACCTTTCGCCACCGCCTCCTGATCGTTGGCGCGGGGCAGGCAGGCCGGACGTTGGTGGACGTAATCCGCGCCCACGCCGGCGTCGAGTACACGGCGGTCGGATTCGTGGACGACGCGGTCGGCCACCAGCCGGCCGCCGTGCAGGGGCTGCCGGTGCTCGGCACGTCGCACGACCTGGTGCGAGTGGCCGAACAGCACGGTGTGAGCGAGGTGGTCCTGGCCATCACGCAGCGGGACCGGTTGAGCCCGGCGCTGGTACAGGCCCTCATCGACTGTCGGGAACGGGGGATGCACGTCAGCGAGATGCAGGTCGTCTGCGAGCGGCTGACCGGGCGCGTCCCGCTCGCCCATGCCGGTACCAACCTGCACGTGGTCCTCCCCGTCGGCCACGGCAGCCACCGGATCTACGCCGTCGTGAAGCGGCTCACCGACCTCGTGATCGGCCTCGTGGGACTCGCGACGCTCGTGCTGGTGCTGCCGGCCGTCGCCTTGCTCATCCGGCTCGACGGGCCCGGCCCGATCTTCTATCGGCAGGTGCGCATCGGGCGGGGCGGTCGACCGTTCGTACTGACGAAGTTCCGGACCATGCGCGTCGACGCCGAAGACGACGGGCCGCAGTGGGCGCAACCCGACGATCCCAGGGTGACCCGCATCGGCCGGTGGCTGCGTCGGCTTCACGTCGACGAGCTGCCCCAGGCCCTCAACCTGCTCCGCGGCGAGATGTCGTGCGTGGGCCCCCGCCCCGAGCGCCCCGAGTTCGTCGCCGAGCTCGACCGCCACATCCCCTTCTACCGCGCGCGGCACGCGGTCCGGCCCGGGGTGACCGGGTGGGCGCAGGTGAACTACCCGTACGGGCGGTCGCTGGAAGACGCGCTGGTGAAGTTGGAGTATGATTTGTATTACGTCAAACACTGTTCGCCGCTGCTGGACGCGACGATCCTGCTACGCACGCTTGCCGTGGTGTTGAGCCTGCGGGAGCGGTAG